Proteins encoded by one window of Arachis hypogaea cultivar Tifrunner chromosome 1, arahy.Tifrunner.gnm2.J5K5, whole genome shotgun sequence:
- the LOC112805397 gene encoding B-type cell cycle switch protein ccs52A isoform X1 — protein MDDQLPRSSSSTVSPPPASSLTFNKCHVDRMINSSHYCSPSRTIYSDRFIPSRSASKFALFDIPASPTSAASGVSPPAADGREDSSSAYTMLLKTALFEPDAAGVPVPVTPEKRSSSASVMTISSRNIFRYKTETRQSFHSLSPFMCDDAVPGVNHCPVKAPRKVPRSPYKVLDAPALQDDFYLNLVDWSSHNVLAVGLGNCVYLWNACSSKVTKLCDLGIDDCVCSVGWAQRGTHLAVGTSNGKVQIWDAARCKKIRSMEGHRLRVGALAWSSSLLSSGGRDKNIYQRDIRAQEDFVSKLSGHKSEVCGLKWSYDNRELASGGNDNRLFVWNQHSTQPVLKYCEHTAAVKAIAWSPHIHGLLASGGGTADRCIRFWNTTTNSHLSCMDTGSQVCNLVWSKNVNELVSTHGYSQNQIIVWRYPTMSKLATLTGHTYRVLYLAISPDGQTIVTGAGDETLRFWNVFPSPKSQNTDSEIGASSLGRTIIRKQSRFILIRKVLWLLNADGVISLPFMRSLILF, from the exons ATGGATGATCAACTACCACGGTCTTCATCTTCAACGGTATCTCCGCCACCGGCTTCTTCTCTAACCTTCAACAAGTGCCACGTGGACAGAATGATCAACTCCTCACACTACTGCTCACCTTCTAGAACCATCTACTCCGACAGGTTCATACCGAGCAGATCTGCCTCCAAGTTCGCCTTATTCGACATACCTGCTTCGCCGACCTCCGCCGCCTCGGGAGTTTCACCGCCGGCGGCTGATGGCAGGGAGGACAGCTCCAGTGCTTACACCATGCTGTTGAAGACTGCCTTGTTCGAACCCGACGCCGCCGGAGTTCCGGTACCGGTGACACCAGAGAAGAGGAGCTCGTCGGCCTCCGTGATGACGATTTCAAGCCGGAACATATTCCGGTACAAGACGGAGACTCGGCAGTCCTTCCACTCGCTTTCGCCGTTCATGTGCGACGATGCGGTCCCCGGCGTTAATCACTGCCCTGTCAAGGCTCCTAGGAAGGTTCCTCGGTCGCCGTATAAG GTTCTAGACGCGCCTGCGCTGCAAGACGATTTTTATCTGAATCTAGTGGATTGGTCTTCGCACAACGTGCTGGCGGTTGGTCTTGGTAACTGTGTTTATTTGTGGAATGCGTGTAGCAGCAAG GTAACTAAATTATGTGATTTGGGGATTGACGACTGCGTTTGTTCAGTTGGCTGGGCTCAACGGGGTACCCACCTTGCTGTTGGAACTAGCAATGGAAAAGTTCAG ATTTGGGATGCAGCTCGATGTAAGAAGATAAGATCGATGGAGGGTCATCGTTTACGTGTTGGAGCCTTGGcctggagtagttctcttttgtCCTCAGGCGGCCGGGATAAGAATATATATCAACGAGATATAAGAGCACAGGAAGATTTTGTCAGTAAACTTTCGGGGCACAAATCAGAG GTTTGTGGACTGAAGTGGTCATATGATAACCGTGAGTTAGCATCCGGAGGAAATGACAACAGA CTGTTTGTTTGGAATCAACATTCAACCCAGCCTGTCCTTAAGTATTGTGAGCATACAGCAGCTGTTAAAGCAATTGCATGGTCTCCTCATATTCATGGACTTCTTGCATCAGGAGGAGGAACTGCAGATCGATGTATTCGATTCTGGAATACAACTACAAACTCACACTTAAGTTGTATGGACACTGGAAGTCAG GTTTGTAATCTTGTTTGGTCAAAAAATGTCAATGAATTGGTAAGCACACATGGATACTCCCAGAATCAGATAATAGTTTGGAGATATCCGACCATGTCGAAG TTAGCAACTCTTACAGGTCATACATATAGAGTTCTTTATCTTGCCATCTCTCCAGATGGGCAG ACTATTGTAACTGGAGCTGGAGATGAAACACTTAGATTTTGGAATGTATTTCCTTCCCCTAAATCACAG AATACTGACAGTGAAATTGGAGCTTCATCTCTCGGAAGAACAATTATAAG AAAACAGAGCAGATTTATACTTATCAGAAAGGTGCTATGGCTGCTGAATGCTGATGGTGTGATATCCCTGCCTTTCATGCGAAgtctcattttattttaa
- the LOC112805397 gene encoding B-type cell cycle switch protein ccs52A isoform X2 yields the protein MDDQLPRSSSSTVSPPPASSLTFNKCHVDRMINSSHYCSPSRTIYSDRFIPSRSASKFALFDIPASPTSAASGVSPPAADGREDSSSAYTMLLKTALFEPDAAGVPVPVTPEKRSSSASVMTISSRNIFRYKTETRQSFHSLSPFMCDDAVPGVNHCPVKAPRKVPRSPYKVLDAPALQDDFYLNLVDWSSHNVLAVGLGNCVYLWNACSSKVTKLCDLGIDDCVCSVGWAQRGTHLAVGTSNGKVQIWDAARCKKIRSMEGHRLRVGALAWSSSLLSSGGRDKNIYQRDIRAQEDFVSKLSGHKSEVCGLKWSYDNRELASGGNDNRLFVWNQHSTQPVLKYCEHTAAVKAIAWSPHIHGLLASGGGTADRCIRFWNTTTNSHLSCMDTGSQVCNLVWSKNVNELVSTHGYSQNQIIVWRYPTMSKLATLTGHTYRVLYLAISPDGQTIVTGAGDETLRFWNVFPSPKSQNTDSEIGASSLGRTIIR from the exons ATGGATGATCAACTACCACGGTCTTCATCTTCAACGGTATCTCCGCCACCGGCTTCTTCTCTAACCTTCAACAAGTGCCACGTGGACAGAATGATCAACTCCTCACACTACTGCTCACCTTCTAGAACCATCTACTCCGACAGGTTCATACCGAGCAGATCTGCCTCCAAGTTCGCCTTATTCGACATACCTGCTTCGCCGACCTCCGCCGCCTCGGGAGTTTCACCGCCGGCGGCTGATGGCAGGGAGGACAGCTCCAGTGCTTACACCATGCTGTTGAAGACTGCCTTGTTCGAACCCGACGCCGCCGGAGTTCCGGTACCGGTGACACCAGAGAAGAGGAGCTCGTCGGCCTCCGTGATGACGATTTCAAGCCGGAACATATTCCGGTACAAGACGGAGACTCGGCAGTCCTTCCACTCGCTTTCGCCGTTCATGTGCGACGATGCGGTCCCCGGCGTTAATCACTGCCCTGTCAAGGCTCCTAGGAAGGTTCCTCGGTCGCCGTATAAG GTTCTAGACGCGCCTGCGCTGCAAGACGATTTTTATCTGAATCTAGTGGATTGGTCTTCGCACAACGTGCTGGCGGTTGGTCTTGGTAACTGTGTTTATTTGTGGAATGCGTGTAGCAGCAAG GTAACTAAATTATGTGATTTGGGGATTGACGACTGCGTTTGTTCAGTTGGCTGGGCTCAACGGGGTACCCACCTTGCTGTTGGAACTAGCAATGGAAAAGTTCAG ATTTGGGATGCAGCTCGATGTAAGAAGATAAGATCGATGGAGGGTCATCGTTTACGTGTTGGAGCCTTGGcctggagtagttctcttttgtCCTCAGGCGGCCGGGATAAGAATATATATCAACGAGATATAAGAGCACAGGAAGATTTTGTCAGTAAACTTTCGGGGCACAAATCAGAG GTTTGTGGACTGAAGTGGTCATATGATAACCGTGAGTTAGCATCCGGAGGAAATGACAACAGA CTGTTTGTTTGGAATCAACATTCAACCCAGCCTGTCCTTAAGTATTGTGAGCATACAGCAGCTGTTAAAGCAATTGCATGGTCTCCTCATATTCATGGACTTCTTGCATCAGGAGGAGGAACTGCAGATCGATGTATTCGATTCTGGAATACAACTACAAACTCACACTTAAGTTGTATGGACACTGGAAGTCAG GTTTGTAATCTTGTTTGGTCAAAAAATGTCAATGAATTGGTAAGCACACATGGATACTCCCAGAATCAGATAATAGTTTGGAGATATCCGACCATGTCGAAG TTAGCAACTCTTACAGGTCATACATATAGAGTTCTTTATCTTGCCATCTCTCCAGATGGGCAG ACTATTGTAACTGGAGCTGGAGATGAAACACTTAGATTTTGGAATGTATTTCCTTCCCCTAAATCACAG AATACTGACAGTGAAATTGGAGCTTCATCTCTCGGAAGAACAATTATAAGGTGA